One Candidatus Desulfatibia profunda genomic window, AGTATCTCGTAAAAAGGGGTAGTTTTTCAGGAGTAAATGTTGTAAATCAGAATACAGATAACCGTATTCGTTTCAAAGACATGCTTAAAAGGGTCAAACGGATTACCTCAAAGGGAGGATCTGTTGTAAAATAACCGGGGGAGGTTCATATGAAAAAATTTTATACGTTTTTGTGGGCTGCCGGAATGGTCATGACGACAACCTTATTGGCCTGTGTGACGATAAACATCTATTTTCCGGCCGAAAAAGTTGAATCGGTTGCAGGGGATATCGTAAATGATATCAGGGGCAAAAAGCCGCCTCAAAAGGGTGACCAATCCCAAAACCACGAAGGTCTTTTTCAGGGGATCCGGTTTGCCTTAGCGCCTGCCAGTGCGTGGGCTGACGATGTGACAACCGTTTCCAATCCCACCATTCGCGCCCTGAAGGAAAAAATGAAAGCCCGTTTCCAGGAGTTGAAACCATACTACCAGAAAGGCGCCCTGAATGAAGGGGACGACGGCTATCTTTCCGTGGCAGATACCGGCGGGTTGAACCTCAAGGAGAAAAGAGACTTAAACGGTCTCGTGGATGCCGAAAACAGTGACCGTGGAACGCTGTATGCAGAAGTGGCCAAGGCCCTGAAAATAGACCCCGGCCAGATCAACCGCATCGCAGAGATCTTTGCCAAAGAATGGCAGAAGCCTGTACGCTAGCCCGAATATTTCATGGCAGGTCTTGCGTATAAATCGTGGCTGTATTCCAGATCCGCCCGGCCGGCATGAAAGCTACAGCGCCCCTGTGAACAATAAAAAAAACCTTGACAATGCGGTATTCTTTTATAGAATAAATTACATATTATAACAAATAGAAATTAAAGCACTTACCTGGAAATCCGAGCAATAGAATTTCAAAACATGCCGTCCACAACGAATATTCTGCCGATAATGTTTTCAGCTGAATAATAAATCTTTTATTATAGATACAATATCCTCTGTAACTTTATGTTTTTTAAAAAAATATTTTAACACACCGATACTTAGAGACCTTTGAAAACCATTTTATGCCATAGAGATGATGGAATTTGCACGCCTGGCCTCCCAAAATAAAGAAGCTTTCAAAGTCATCGATTCGTGCCTTCGATCGGACTACAGGATTGAAAAAGCATTCAAAACTACAATAAAATGAAGCCCGATATTGATTACTTTCCGGATAAATTCTGGCAGACGGACGCCCTGGATTTCGTCCAGACAAAAAATTCCTTGATGAAAAGCGTCCTCAATAAAATTCGTATGGTCGCACCTACCAAAAGTACTGTTCTGCTTACCGGGGAAACCGGAACCGGTAAGGGTGTTTTGGCCAGGCTGATTCATGACCACAGCAACCGAAAGCTCAACCAGTTCATCAGCGTTCATTGCGGGGCGA contains:
- a CDS encoding DUF1318 domain-containing protein; protein product: MKKFYTFLWAAGMVMTTTLLACVTINIYFPAEKVESVAGDIVNDIRGKKPPQKGDQSQNHEGLFQGIRFALAPASAWADDVTTVSNPTIRALKEKMKARFQELKPYYQKGALNEGDDGYLSVADTGGLNLKEKRDLNGLVDAENSDRGTLYAEVAKALKIDPGQINRIAEIFAKEWQKPVR